In Stieleria varia, one genomic interval encodes:
- a CDS encoding GntP family permease has translation MSSLRYTFGTFLAQAPPSVSDAVAETEAGVGIGIWWIVALSVAVVLVSILVFRLHAFLTLLLAGLLVAWLSSPTALGEYAQAEFQKGNLSQKQVDALPTTSAATRLATAFGDTAGKIGILIALASIIGQCLLESGAAATIVDRMLSLTGPRRAPEALAASSFLLGIPVFFDTVFYLMVPLARSLRQRLGKDYVLFILAILAGGSLAHSLIPPTPGPLQVAEIIGVDIGVMLGVGLLVGGCSSVISLFAARVINRLVDVPLRFSDDELSDSGLSGSDAQNGDEDSQSLVSLETLPASVPGSANGPSLLASLLPIAVPVVLITVGSVLAYLIKSDRVIASGWTDLFKFTGDKNIAIGIGVLLAFGLMRYVPAEKRKTLVTRSLGAAGSIILITAAGGAFGAMLRQAGIAGAVQDLAQDVPGLLLLPVAFAVTAAVRTLQGSATVAMITAAGVLQGFVAGEGFPFHPVYLAMAIGAGSKPISWMTDSAFWVITRMSGMTEAEGLKVISPMSTAMGFSALAVTMLFAWLVPGVNH, from the coding sequence ATGAGTTCTTTGCGGTACACGTTTGGCACCTTCTTGGCCCAGGCACCCCCGTCCGTGTCCGATGCCGTCGCAGAGACGGAGGCTGGCGTCGGGATCGGGATTTGGTGGATCGTTGCCCTGTCGGTCGCCGTGGTTTTGGTCAGCATTCTCGTGTTTCGCTTGCACGCGTTCCTGACGCTGTTGCTGGCCGGATTGCTGGTCGCTTGGCTTTCCAGCCCCACCGCACTGGGCGAATACGCGCAGGCAGAGTTCCAAAAGGGAAACCTTTCGCAAAAACAAGTCGACGCGTTGCCGACCACGTCGGCCGCCACGCGTTTGGCCACCGCCTTTGGCGACACCGCTGGCAAGATCGGCATTTTGATCGCTTTGGCCAGCATCATCGGGCAGTGTTTGCTCGAATCGGGCGCCGCGGCCACCATCGTTGACAGGATGCTCTCGCTGACCGGCCCCCGCAGAGCTCCGGAAGCCTTGGCGGCGAGTTCGTTTCTGCTGGGGATCCCGGTATTCTTTGACACCGTTTTTTACTTGATGGTGCCGCTTGCTCGGTCACTGCGGCAGCGGTTGGGTAAAGACTACGTCCTGTTCATCTTGGCCATTCTCGCGGGCGGCTCCCTGGCACACTCGCTGATCCCGCCGACACCAGGACCGCTGCAGGTTGCGGAGATCATCGGCGTCGACATCGGCGTGATGCTCGGGGTCGGCTTACTGGTGGGCGGATGCAGCAGCGTCATTTCGCTTTTTGCCGCACGCGTGATCAACCGATTGGTCGATGTGCCGCTCCGGTTTTCCGATGACGAATTATCGGATAGTGGCCTATCGGGCAGTGACGCACAGAATGGCGACGAAGACAGTCAATCCCTGGTTTCGCTGGAGACACTGCCAGCGTCCGTACCTGGCTCCGCAAACGGCCCCTCCCTGCTGGCTTCGCTGCTGCCCATCGCCGTTCCCGTTGTACTGATCACGGTCGGTTCGGTGTTGGCCTATCTGATCAAATCCGACCGGGTCATCGCGAGCGGTTGGACGGACTTGTTCAAGTTCACTGGGGACAAGAACATCGCCATCGGTATCGGTGTCCTGCTGGCGTTCGGATTGATGCGTTACGTTCCTGCAGAGAAACGCAAGACTTTGGTGACTCGATCGCTCGGGGCTGCTGGCAGCATTATCTTGATCACCGCCGCGGGCGGCGCCTTTGGGGCGATGTTGCGGCAAGCCGGGATCGCGGGCGCGGTCCAAGACTTGGCGCAAGATGTCCCAGGGTTGTTGCTGTTGCCGGTGGCTTTTGCGGTAACCGCCGCAGTCCGCACGCTGCAAGGCTCGGCGACGGTGGCGATGATCACAGCCGCCGGCGTCCTGCAAGGATTCGTGGCGGGCGAAGGGTTCCCGTTTCATCCGGTCTACCTCGCGATGGCGATCGGCGCGGGCAGCAAGCCGATTTCGTGGATGACCGACAGCGCGTTTTGGGTCATCACGCGAATGAGCGGGATGACGGAAGCAGAGGGATTGAAGGTGATTTCACCCATGAGCACCGCCATGGGTTTTTCCGCGTTAGCGGTCACCATGCTGTTTGCCTGGTTAGTCCCCGGCGTCAACCACTGA